One window of Dyadobacter sandarakinus genomic DNA carries:
- a CDS encoding TetR/AcrR family transcriptional regulator codes for MKERIIQSAYKLFWRYGIKSVTMDDIARELGISKRTIYQHYADKEAILELVIRQVLADEQCEIERIDEQGPNPVEQMIFTTEQMQQTLTHMNPTFLYDLKKYYPDAWGLFDSYKHEVILRHIRDNLDRGIALGLYHADIDTEILSLLRVEQVMMAFDHTIFTNKKHNVMYIQLELLTHFLRGILSEKGLQHYNSIKGKSAIEYNTHEK; via the coding sequence GTGAAAGAGCGTATTATACAATCGGCCTATAAGCTATTCTGGCGCTACGGCATCAAGAGCGTAACCATGGACGATATTGCCAGGGAACTTGGAATTTCAAAGCGTACCATTTACCAGCATTATGCAGACAAGGAAGCGATTCTGGAGTTGGTTATCAGGCAGGTACTGGCCGACGAGCAATGTGAGATAGAGCGGATCGACGAGCAGGGACCCAATCCGGTGGAGCAGATGATTTTTACAACTGAACAAATGCAGCAAACGCTCACCCATATGAACCCGACTTTCCTGTATGACCTGAAAAAGTACTATCCGGATGCCTGGGGACTTTTTGATTCCTATAAGCATGAGGTCATACTCCGGCACATCCGCGACAACCTGGACCGCGGCATTGCATTAGGGCTCTACCATGCCGACATTGACACCGAAATACTCTCGCTCCTGCGCGTCGAACAGGTGATGATGGCCTTTGACCATACGATTTTCACCAACAAAAAGCATAATGTCATGTACATCCAATTGGAGCTGCTGACCCACTTTTTGCGGGGTATACTGTCGGAAAAAGGTTTGCAGCATTACAATTCTATCAAAGGCAAATCAGCAATCGAATATAACACCCATGAAAAATGA
- a CDS encoding arginine decarboxylase, with product MKSYIDLIQQTFEFPTMEFNVDNNELLFNNVPLMDIIKEHGTPLKINYLPKIGEHIENANMFFRNAFKRHNYKGTYTYCYCTKSSHFSFVLEEALKHNIHLETSSAFDIPIIRELYRRGKVTKSTYILANGYKLPRYTQYLSELINEGFNVVPILDNLKEIESYEQQVTADTVYFGMRIATDEEPNFAFYTSRLGIRYNDVQQLYKEKIETNPRFKLKMLHFFINTGIKDSAYYWSELTRFMFKYCEMKKICPELDSIDIGGGLPIQTSLQSGYDYQQMIDEIIENIQWICNKNNVPVPHIFTEFGSYTVGESGAVIYEIIDKKLQNDKELWYMINGSFITQLPDSWGMNQKYIMLPINNWDNPYQKVNLGGLTCDSQDFYNSEMHSADLYMPIFEEDSEKQYIGFFHTGAYQESLGGYGGIQHCLIPAPKHVLVDRDEDGKITTRVFAQEQKSDSMLRILGFKDESYTSPEVKNEHESQPVEVEPELAETKI from the coding sequence ATGAAAAGCTACATTGACCTGATTCAGCAGACGTTCGAATTTCCCACGATGGAGTTTAACGTTGATAACAACGAGCTGCTGTTCAACAATGTACCTCTGATGGATATCATCAAGGAACATGGTACGCCGTTAAAAATCAATTACCTGCCCAAGATCGGGGAGCATATTGAAAATGCCAATATGTTTTTCCGGAATGCGTTCAAGCGCCATAATTATAAAGGGACGTACACGTATTGCTACTGTACCAAGTCCTCCCATTTCAGCTTCGTGCTGGAAGAGGCTCTGAAGCATAATATTCACCTTGAAACTTCCTCGGCTTTTGATATTCCCATTATCCGGGAGTTGTACCGCCGCGGAAAGGTTACCAAGTCGACCTACATCCTTGCCAATGGTTACAAGCTGCCGCGTTATACCCAGTACCTCAGCGAGCTAATCAACGAGGGCTTTAATGTAGTGCCAATCCTGGACAACCTGAAAGAAATTGAGTCGTACGAGCAGCAGGTTACTGCGGATACCGTGTACTTTGGTATGCGCATCGCTACGGATGAGGAGCCGAATTTTGCTTTTTATACCTCCCGTCTTGGAATCCGCTATAATGATGTACAGCAGCTTTATAAAGAGAAAATAGAGACCAATCCGCGGTTCAAGCTCAAAATGCTGCATTTCTTTATCAATACCGGTATCAAGGACAGCGCATACTACTGGAGTGAGCTCACCCGGTTTATGTTCAAGTACTGCGAGATGAAGAAAATTTGTCCGGAACTTGACTCTATCGATATCGGCGGCGGGCTGCCTATCCAGACCTCCCTGCAGAGCGGCTACGATTACCAGCAGATGATCGATGAAATCATTGAAAACATTCAGTGGATCTGTAATAAGAACAATGTGCCTGTACCGCACATTTTTACAGAGTTCGGTAGCTATACTGTAGGAGAGAGCGGAGCGGTTATTTACGAGATTATCGATAAAAAGCTGCAAAACGATAAAGAGCTCTGGTATATGATCAACGGATCTTTTATCACCCAGCTGCCCGACTCCTGGGGCATGAACCAGAAGTACATCATGCTGCCGATCAACAACTGGGATAATCCGTACCAGAAAGTAAACCTGGGCGGGCTGACCTGCGATTCCCAGGACTTTTATAACAGTGAAATGCACAGCGCCGACTTGTACATGCCCATTTTTGAAGAGGATTCAGAAAAGCAGTACATAGGATTTTTCCATACAGGCGCCTATCAGGAATCACTGGGTGGATATGGCGGCATTCAGCATTGCCTGATTCCTGCACCCAAGCATGTGCTGGTAGACCGGGATGAGGATGGTAAAATCACAACGCGGGTGTTTGCGC